The Prevotella sp. E9-3 genome has a window encoding:
- a CDS encoding DUF58 domain-containing protein produces the protein METSEIIKKVRKIEIKTRGLSSNIFAGQYHSAFKGRGMAFSEVREYQYGDDVRDIDWNVTARFHKPFIKVFEEERELTVMLLIDVSGSQDFGTQHQMARDMVTEIAATIAFSAIQNNDKIGVIFFSDKIEKYIPPKKGRKHILYIIREMLDFHADSCHTNIAQAVEFLTSVSKRRCTAFLLSDFYDRKDFLQQLTIANRKHDLVAIQVYDKRGRDLPDVGLMKVVDAETGFEQYIDTSSKKLREAYRRYWLKRQNELKETFTKSNVDSVSIATDEDFVKALLGLFKQRG, from the coding sequence ATGGAAACATCGGAAATCATAAAGAAAGTCAGAAAGATAGAAATCAAGACTCGTGGTCTGAGTTCGAACATCTTTGCTGGTCAGTATCATTCAGCCTTCAAGGGTCGTGGTATGGCTTTTAGTGAAGTGCGTGAATATCAGTATGGTGATGATGTGCGTGATATTGATTGGAATGTTACTGCACGTTTTCACAAGCCATTTATAAAAGTGTTTGAAGAAGAGCGTGAACTGACTGTGATGCTGCTTATCGATGTCAGTGGTTCGCAAGATTTCGGCACACAGCATCAAATGGCACGTGACATGGTAACTGAGATAGCCGCCACTATTGCCTTTTCAGCCATTCAGAATAATGATAAGATTGGCGTGATTTTCTTCTCTGATAAAATAGAAAAGTATATTCCTCCTAAGAAAGGTCGCAAGCATATCCTCTACATTATTAGGGAAATGCTTGACTTTCATGCTGATTCATGTCATACTAATATAGCACAGGCTGTTGAATTTCTTACTAGTGTTTCAAAACGTCGCTGTACAGCTTTCTTGTTGAGTGACTTCTATGACCGTAAGGATTTTCTCCAGCAGTTGACTATTGCCAATCGTAAACACGATTTGGTAGCTATTCAGGTGTATGATAAACGTGGTCGCGATCTTCCAGATGTAGGACTTATGAAGGTAGTCGACGCAGAGACTGGTTTCGAGCAGTATATTGATACCAGTAGTAAGAAACTGCGTGAGGCTTACCGTCGTTATTGGCTGAAACGACAGAACGAGTTAAAGGAAACTTTTACTAAAAGTAATGTCGATAGTGTAAGCATTGCCACCGACGAGGATTTCGTCAAGGCATTGTTAGGACTTTTCAAGCAACGTGGATAG
- a CDS encoding MoxR family ATPase: MAEAIDIRELNIRIEQQSAFVTNLTAGMDRVIVGQKHLVESLLIGLLSDGNILLEGVPGLAKTLAIKTLSQLIDAKYSRIQFTPDLLPADVTGTMIYSQKDERFLTKQGPVFANFVLADEINRAPAKVQSALLEAMQEKQVTIGSETFDLPTPFLVMATQNPIEQEGTYPLPEAQVDRFMLKVVIGYPTIEEEKKIIRENIGGGIPKVTPVTTAQEILKAREVVREVYLDEKIEQYIADIVFATRYPEKYGLKELKDMISFGGSPRASINLAKAARAYAFIKRRGYVVPEDVRAVAHDVLRHRIGLTYEAEASNVTSEEIVSKIINKVEVP, from the coding sequence ATGGCAGAAGCAATTGATATTCGTGAATTGAATATTCGGATTGAACAGCAGAGCGCTTTCGTTACAAACTTAACTGCTGGAATGGATCGCGTTATCGTAGGACAGAAACATCTTGTTGAGTCGCTTTTGATTGGTCTGTTGAGCGATGGAAATATACTGTTGGAAGGTGTTCCTGGATTGGCTAAGACATTGGCCATTAAGACATTGTCACAACTGATTGACGCTAAATATAGTCGTATTCAATTTACTCCAGACCTACTTCCTGCGGATGTAACTGGTACAATGATTTATTCTCAGAAGGATGAACGCTTTTTGACGAAGCAAGGTCCCGTATTTGCAAATTTCGTATTGGCAGATGAGATAAACCGTGCTCCAGCCAAGGTTCAAAGTGCATTGCTTGAAGCTATGCAGGAAAAACAGGTGACCATTGGAAGTGAAACCTTTGATTTACCAACTCCTTTCCTCGTGATGGCAACTCAAAACCCGATTGAACAGGAAGGTACCTATCCTTTGCCTGAAGCGCAGGTGGACCGTTTTATGTTGAAAGTCGTTATCGGTTATCCAACTATTGAGGAAGAGAAGAAAATTATTCGTGAGAATATTGGCGGTGGTATTCCTAAGGTAACTCCTGTTACTACTGCACAGGAAATACTGAAGGCACGCGAGGTGGTACGTGAAGTTTATTTGGATGAGAAAATTGAGCAGTATATTGCAGACATTGTCTTCGCTACCCGCTATCCTGAAAAGTATGGCTTAAAGGAACTGAAAGATATGATTTCATTTGGTGGTTCACCGCGTGCAAGTATCAATCTGGCAAAGGCTGCTCGTGCTTATGCTTTCATTAAGCGACGTGGATATGTAGTTCCTGAGGATGTGCGAGCAGTAGCTCATGATGTTTTGCGTCATCGCATTGGTCTTACCTATGAAGCTGAGGCCAGTAATGTGACCAGCGAAGAAATCGTTTCTAAAATTATCAATAAGGTAGAAGTACCTTGA